In Saccharolobus solfataricus, a genomic segment contains:
- a CDS encoding transcriptional regulator, translated as MGGKRRKRTKIIRVKPKLPKTFECPRCGKVSVSVKIKDNIATITCGSCGLYTEVEVPPVFDEANAYSKFIDMYLEGRLQIKERTNENTEEENEIEGESEEISHRQVE; from the coding sequence ATGGGAGGAAAAAGACGAAAGAGAACTAAAATTATCAGGGTAAAGCCAAAGTTACCAAAAACCTTTGAGTGCCCTAGATGTGGAAAGGTTTCAGTTAGTGTAAAGATAAAGGATAATATCGCAACAATTACATGCGGGAGTTGTGGACTTTATACTGAAGTTGAAGTCCCTCCTGTATTCGATGAAGCAAATGCTTACTCGAAGTTCATAGACATGTATCTGGAAGGAAGATTACAAATAAAAGAGAGGACTAATGAGAATACTGAAGAAGAAAATGAAATTGAAGGGGAAAGTGAAGAAATATCTCATAGACAAGTTGAATGA
- a CDS encoding SWIM zinc finger family protein, whose translation MSSNQTNRLLLKARRVVKEGRFVSLTLNDALFRIFIYIGRNNDYILNLNFCSCSFYIFNVVLRGKYDFCYHVLGLKYALEKDQITKIELYADDFKEILTEIYAYGKSLKLRRILNKVES comes from the coding sequence GTGTCTTCAAATCAAACTAATAGGCTTCTATTGAAAGCTAGAAGAGTAGTTAAAGAGGGAAGATTTGTAAGTCTAACTCTCAATGATGCGCTGTTTAGAATATTTATTTACATTGGACGTAATAACGATTACATTCTTAACCTAAATTTCTGTAGTTGTTCCTTCTATATATTCAATGTAGTTCTAAGAGGCAAGTATGATTTTTGCTATCACGTTTTAGGTTTAAAATATGCATTAGAGAAGGATCAAATAACAAAGATAGAATTATATGCAGATGATTTCAAAGAAATACTGACTGAGATATACGCTTATGGAAAATCTTTAAAACTAAGAAGAATATTGAACAAAGTGGAGAGTTGA
- a CDS encoding Lrp/AsnC ligand binding domain-containing protein: MASAIVLINTDAGGEEEVFEKLKNMNEVVEAYVVYGVYDIVIKVETENMDKLKNFISNSIRKIPKVRSTLTMIIMEGRSVIKK; this comes from the coding sequence GTGGCTAGTGCAATAGTCCTTATAAATACAGATGCTGGAGGAGAGGAAGAAGTATTCGAAAAGCTAAAAAACATGAATGAAGTAGTAGAAGCGTATGTAGTTTATGGAGTATATGATATTGTAATAAAAGTTGAAACTGAAAATATGGACAAACTTAAGAATTTTATCAGTAATTCTATTCGAAAGATACCAAAAGTAAGATCAACATTAACAATGATAATAATGGAGGGAAGAAGTGTAATAAAGAAATGA
- a CDS encoding preprotein translocase subunit Sec61beta: protein MPSSKKKKETVPVMSMAGLIRYYEEENEKVKISPKIVIGASLALTIIVIVITKLF from the coding sequence ATGCCTTCCTCAAAGAAGAAAAAAGAAACTGTGCCAGTAATGTCAATGGCAGGGTTAATTAGATATTACGAAGAGGAAAACGAGAAGGTGAAGATAAGTCCTAAAATCGTAATAGGGGCAAGTTTAGCATTAACAATTATCGTTATAGTGATTACAAAACTATTTTAA
- a CDS encoding geranylgeranylglyceryl/heptaprenylglyceryl phosphate synthase, which yields MRILKKKMKLKGKVKKYLIDKLNDNEKLHFSLIDPFKINSSDELKYITKNLYNAGTDAFLIGGTLGVSKDKLDFVISLLDDYEIPKIIFPSNINLLSEKADALLFMSLLNSDDIYYIIGAQIVAAPIIKMLQMEVIPTAYVIVGHGGTAAHIGKARVIPYDNFELATAYTLAAEYLGMSFVYLEAGSGAPEPIRPEMISFIKNASSIPLIVGGGIRSVEVALKLVEAGADIIVTGNIIESDVNKAIKIIRGIKNK from the coding sequence ATGAGAATACTGAAGAAGAAAATGAAATTGAAGGGGAAAGTGAAGAAATATCTCATAGACAAGTTGAATGATAATGAGAAGTTACATTTTTCTCTCATAGATCCCTTTAAAATTAATTCTAGTGATGAACTTAAATATATTACTAAGAACTTATACAACGCTGGAACTGACGCATTTCTCATTGGAGGTACATTAGGTGTTTCTAAAGATAAATTAGATTTTGTTATATCCTTACTTGATGATTATGAAATACCAAAGATTATATTCCCTAGCAATATAAACCTATTATCTGAGAAAGCGGACGCATTGTTATTTATGTCACTATTAAACTCTGATGATATCTATTATATAATAGGGGCGCAAATAGTCGCTGCTCCGATCATTAAAATGTTACAAATGGAGGTAATACCAACTGCTTATGTAATAGTGGGACACGGAGGTACTGCAGCGCATATAGGTAAGGCCAGAGTAATACCTTATGATAATTTTGAGTTGGCAACTGCCTATACTTTAGCTGCGGAATATTTAGGAATGAGTTTCGTTTATCTCGAGGCCGGATCTGGAGCCCCAGAACCAATAAGGCCGGAAATGATATCTTTTATCAAAAATGCTTCCAGTATTCCGCTAATAGTAGGGGGTGGAATAAGAAGCGTAGAAGTTGCTTTAAAATTAGTCGAAGCTGGAGCAGATATAATTGTAACCGGAAATATAATTGAAAGCGACGTTAATAAGGCAATAAAAATAATAAGGGGAATAAAGAATAAATAA